A region of Deltaproteobacteria bacterium DNA encodes the following proteins:
- a CDS encoding cyclic nucleotide-binding domain-containing protein, whose translation MQKLESILEEHYCFKGLDKKYIDMIVEKASYVNFEEGELIFHENDKADKFYLIQEGIIALETKLAPDRDPITIQMIGEGDVFGWAWLFPPYLTHFDAKAVAPTVAVSIDGNFLRTKSEEDHDLGYELLKRFAYIIQQRLQAVRLQNPNMYVVKSKS comes from the coding sequence ATGCAAAAACTTGAGTCAATACTGGAAGAGCACTACTGCTTCAAAGGACTCGACAAAAAGTATATCGACATGATAGTAGAAAAGGCTTCATACGTTAATTTCGAAGAAGGCGAGCTTATTTTTCACGAGAACGACAAAGCCGACAAGTTCTATTTAATCCAGGAGGGCATAATAGCGCTTGAAACCAAGCTCGCCCCCGATAGAGACCCCATCACTATTCAAATGATCGGGGAAGGCGATGTGTTCGGCTGGGCATGGCTCTTCCCTCCCTATCTGACCCATTTCGACGCAAAGGCGGTAGCCCCCACGGTGGCCGTGTCAATAGACGGCAACTTCCTGCGGACAAAGAGCGAGGAAGATCACGACCTCGGCTATGAGCTATTAAAGCGTTTTGCCTACATCATTCAACAGCGGCTTCAGGCCGTGAGGCTTCAAAACCCGAATATGTATGTAGTGAAATCCAAGTCCTGA
- a CDS encoding multicopper oxidase family protein produces the protein MKNMKVSITLVISLFFIAFLAVGGCSKNRGGDGFPQPEERHSQNGVLGTTLRTFIAENFIENMETGELDLINTPTYEGALTGPTLRLRPGDSLQIDLINDFPENPDTQRGGAFPHDPFTTNVHTHGLTVSPNGISDNVFRHMEPGTSNPIQVDISSDHQSGTFWYHPHKHGSTSFQFFGGMSGFLIIEGGPGDLNEVPEIAAAKEILMAFQVIRTDENGGVPFVNEDAVQANSDFGATNGLWATYLNSNAYFTTNGVTNPTLKMRPGEVQRWRLLNAASGETLPVALEGHSLNVVANDGINTPEMLTLDEGEPYVMGAGNRVDVLIKAGEPGTYLLQVLDPSGPYSVTPQGVAPGARTARIGGDFPAVTYPVTLATIVVSGGEKNMGLPAGPLPQTSGIPTRAEMLTAPLNAERNMAMEACGMGGQQAMPENRLPSCGWYFALYDADYWGGTDFTTLLMARDADDTGIPNPVFDPEMPRIDYLKEGLFTADEPLYDNMFGGNFEEWTIINRTFSDHPFHIHVNPILITHVNGIPLPEPEWRDTLLVPTAIGGSGNINDSSFGTITFRTFLDPLFPGSFVMHCHILTHEDVGMMQRMDITEP, from the coding sequence ATGAAGAACATGAAGGTGAGCATAACTCTAGTAATATCTTTATTCTTTATAGCTTTTTTAGCCGTAGGAGGATGCAGCAAGAACCGCGGCGGAGACGGATTTCCCCAGCCCGAGGAAAGACATTCTCAAAACGGCGTTCTGGGAACAACTTTGAGGACATTCATTGCGGAGAATTTCATCGAAAACATGGAAACAGGCGAGCTGGACCTTATAAATACGCCGACATACGAGGGGGCGCTTACCGGTCCTACCCTAAGGTTAAGACCGGGCGACTCACTGCAGATCGATTTAATAAACGATTTTCCTGAAAACCCTGATACTCAAAGGGGAGGAGCTTTTCCCCATGACCCCTTTACCACGAACGTGCATACTCACGGTTTGACAGTCAGCCCGAACGGCATCTCGGATAACGTATTCAGGCACATGGAGCCCGGAACGTCTAATCCGATTCAAGTCGATATAAGCTCCGACCATCAGAGCGGCACTTTCTGGTACCATCCCCACAAACACGGCTCGACCAGCTTTCAGTTCTTCGGCGGAATGTCGGGCTTTCTGATTATCGAAGGCGGGCCCGGAGATTTGAATGAGGTCCCGGAAATAGCCGCGGCCAAAGAAATTCTTATGGCTTTTCAGGTAATCCGGACCGATGAAAACGGCGGGGTTCCTTTTGTAAACGAGGACGCTGTGCAAGCCAATTCAGACTTCGGAGCTACTAACGGACTCTGGGCCACATACCTCAACAGTAACGCCTACTTCACCACAAACGGAGTAACCAACCCTACGCTGAAAATGCGCCCCGGCGAAGTTCAGCGGTGGAGGCTCTTGAACGCGGCTTCCGGCGAAACATTACCCGTAGCTCTCGAGGGGCACAGCCTGAACGTAGTCGCCAACGACGGAATAAACACCCCCGAGATGCTTACGCTTGACGAAGGGGAGCCTTACGTAATGGGAGCCGGTAACCGTGTGGACGTCCTCATTAAGGCGGGTGAGCCGGGCACGTATCTCCTTCAGGTGCTCGACCCATCAGGTCCTTACTCAGTTACCCCGCAGGGTGTAGCCCCCGGGGCCCGGACGGCTCGTATCGGGGGTGATTTCCCCGCAGTAACCTACCCGGTGACTCTGGCCACAATTGTTGTATCAGGCGGCGAAAAAAACATGGGTCTGCCCGCAGGACCTCTGCCCCAAACTTCGGGAATTCCTACAAGAGCAGAGATGTTAACCGCTCCGCTGAATGCCGAACGCAATATGGCAATGGAGGCGTGCGGCATGGGCGGACAACAAGCCATGCCGGAAAACCGCCTGCCTTCCTGTGGATGGTACTTCGCTCTCTACGACGCCGATTACTGGGGAGGCACGGATTTCACCACCTTGCTCATGGCGAGGGATGCTGATGACACAGGTATACCGAACCCGGTCTTCGACCCGGAAATGCCCCGTATCGATTATCTAAAAGAAGGGCTTTTCACCGCGGACGAACCGCTGTATGACAATATGTTCGGCGGTAATTTCGAGGAATGGACAATCATAAACCGTACATTCTCGGATCACCCGTTCCACATCCACGTAAATCCGATTCTGATTACTCATGTAAACGGCATTCCCCTTCCAGAGCCCGAATGGCGCGATACACTCCTGGTGCCGACAGCTATCGGTGGGAGCGGAAATATCAATGACTCAAGTTTCGGCACCATAACCTTCAGGACTTTTCTGGATCCCTTATTCCCGGGAAGCTTTGTAATGCACTGCCACATTCTGACTCATGAGGATGTGGGCATGATGCAGCGTATGGACATTACAGAGCCCTAA